Part of the Candidatus Omnitrophota bacterium genome is shown below.
CAGCACTTCGCAAAGAGCTAAACATGCCCACCGATGCCATAGTGATAGGGATTGTGGGGCGCCTTACCGGCGTAAAGAACCATGAAATGTTTATTATGGCCGCCAAAGAGATAAAGATGATGAATCCTGCGAGGGGCATAAAGTTTCTCATAGTGGGAGACGGCGAGCTGAAAGCTGATCTCGTGCGCCTTGCGCGGAATATCGGAGTCTATGGAGACCTTGTATTTACCGGCTGGAGAAAAGATATAGATGCGCTCTACAAGGTCATGGATATTGTAACGCTTACCTCGCTGAACGAGGGTACGCCGGTTTCTATTATAGAGGCCATGGCAAGTGAAAGGCCCGTTGTAGTCACCGACGTAGGCGGCGTGCGCGATATAGTAGAAGACGGAAAATCGGGTCTTATCGTT
Proteins encoded:
- a CDS encoding glycosyltransferase; amino-acid sequence: ALRKELNMPTDAIVIGIVGRLTGVKNHEMFIMAAKEIKMMNPARGIKFLIVGDGELKADLVRLARNIGVYGDLVFTGWRKDIDALYKVMDIVTLTSLNEGTPVSIIEAMASERPVVVTDVGGVRDIVEDGKSGLIVPSQDIEAFVRAVTTLIDDKTKREKFGKYGREYVVRCHSKKQLVDAIKELYHKELEVK